The region CTTTTTCCGCAGTATTGGGAAAAATCAACCCGTCTTCCGTAGGCGATGCCGATCGGGTGTTGCGATAAGCAGCGATGCGTCCAGTGCTTCTTCAAGCCGGCGATGGTGCGGGAAATCATGGAGTCGGAAACCTTTCAGATGGCCTTTTTATGATTTGAAACTTCCAATAATGAAAATTATATTTCGACTTATCGCTATTCTTATTTTTATTTTAGATAAATAAAATACACCCATCCTAATCAAGCAACGAGAAAATATCATGCAAAACCGCATTACCGGAATCCTGAATATCAAATACCCGATTGTGCAAGCGCCGATGTCTTGGCTGACTGATGCGCGCTTGGCGGCGGCGGTGGCTGAAGCCGGCGGTTTGGGCTTTCTGGCGCCACACGCAGGGCAGACCACGAATCCGACTTCCAATGAAGATGTGATTGAGCGCATGCGCAATGAGATTCGCAAAGTGAAGGCGCTGACGGATAAGCCTTTCGGTGTACCGTTTATTTTGTCTTACGATTTTTCGCTGATTCCGCACATGGTGGATTTGTTTATCGAAGAGTGCGTGCCGGTGGTGTTGGACAACGGTTTATTAAACGCAGATATTTACGCCAAATTCAAACAGGCAGGTATTAAAATCATTTGCCGCTTGCCCAACCCGAATTTACCCGATGCTTTGAAAGCGCAGGAATTGGGCGCAGACGTTTTGGTGTTGACCGGCTTTGATGAAGGCGGCACTCTGCCGATGAAAGAAACGGGCAGTTTTTCCGTATTGGCCGAATTTGTCGGTAAAGTCGATTTGCCGATTATGCTGGCGGGCGGCATTGCCGATAAACGCAGTGTGAAAGCAGCTTTCGCTTTGGGTGCGGAAGGCGTGTGGATCGGCACGGCCTTTATCGCCACCACCGAATGCCGCGCCAGCGAAAAAGTGAAAGATTGGATTGTGGATTCAAGCGCCAATGATTTATTGTTGTTCCGCACCGAGCCTTATTACTACCGCTCGCTGCCGACCGAATTGGCAAAACAATGTTTTGCATTAAGCGAAAGCGGCGCGCCGCGCAGCGAAGTCGCCAAGCTGATGAACGCAGGCATAGGCATGCGCTTAGGCATGCTGGAAGGCAATTTTGAGCATGGTTATGTATCAGTGGGCAACGGTATTTCCGCCATCGATAAAATCAAAACCGTGCAGGAGTTGGTTGATGAATTGATGAACTGAAACGCTTAAATCGAGGCCGTCCGAAAGTGATTTTTCAGACGGCCTTTTGCGTTAAAATACGCTTTTGCCGATGGAAAGACTGCTATGAACAAATGGGATGAACGTTACGCTGCCGATGAATTTATTTTCGGCACCGGGCCGCATGAGTTTATCCGCCGTATTCAGCCGTATTTGCCCAAAACAGGGCGGGCATTGGATTTGGCGACCGGCGAAGGGCGCAACGGTGTGTTTCTGGCGCAGCAGGGTTTGCAGGCGGAAGGAGTGGATTTGTCGGCGGTGGGTATTGCCAAGGCACAAAAGCTGGCGGCGTTGAAAGGCGTGGATTTTGCCGCACGCGTGGCCGATGTTGCCCAGATGGCGATGCCGTCTGAAACGTATGCGGTGATTAGTTCGGTCAATTGCCATTTTGCCGAACCGGTGCGCAGCCGTGTGGCGCAGAATATTGTCAATGCGCTGGTTTCAGACGGCCTGTTTGCCGGTGTGTTTTTTCATCCTGAGCAAGCGGCATTGGCCAAAGGACCGGGTGATGCGGCCATGCTGGCTGATTTGCCTGCACTTCAGACGGCCTTTTGCGGTTTGGATTGGTTGATTGCCGAACATCATCGCACCGGACAAGGCGATGATGCCAAATCGGTGATTTATTTATTGGGGCGAAAGGCTGTCTGAAAATAAAAGCTTTCATTTTAGACGGCTTCTGCATTTTATCGGCAAGCCAACCGCGTTATCGTGCCAGTCATGACGAATTAGATGTGAATCAATATGGAAAAACTGTTCGACATCAATCAAATTGATTCTGCACGGTACGGCGGATGAGATGATTGATATCAGTGTTTCGAAAACGTTTGCCGAAAATAATGTGGTC is a window of Neisseria yangbaofengii DNA encoding:
- a CDS encoding NAD(P)H-dependent flavin oxidoreductase, producing MQNRITGILNIKYPIVQAPMSWLTDARLAAAVAEAGGLGFLAPHAGQTTNPTSNEDVIERMRNEIRKVKALTDKPFGVPFILSYDFSLIPHMVDLFIEECVPVVLDNGLLNADIYAKFKQAGIKIICRLPNPNLPDALKAQELGADVLVLTGFDEGGTLPMKETGSFSVLAEFVGKVDLPIMLAGGIADKRSVKAAFALGAEGVWIGTAFIATTECRASEKVKDWIVDSSANDLLLFRTEPYYYRSLPTELAKQCFALSESGAPRSEVAKLMNAGIGMRLGMLEGNFEHGYVSVGNGISAIDKIKTVQELVDELMN
- a CDS encoding class I SAM-dependent methyltransferase — translated: MNKWDERYAADEFIFGTGPHEFIRRIQPYLPKTGRALDLATGEGRNGVFLAQQGLQAEGVDLSAVGIAKAQKLAALKGVDFAARVADVAQMAMPSETYAVISSVNCHFAEPVRSRVAQNIVNALVSDGLFAGVFFHPEQAALAKGPGDAAMLADLPALQTAFCGLDWLIAEHHRTGQGDDAKSVIYLLGRKAV